The following coding sequences are from one Sphingobium sp. Cam5-1 window:
- the gloB gene encoding hydroxyacylglutathione hydrolase: MLSVVRIPVLSDNYVWLLHDDASSETVVVDPAVADPVLAAAAERGWTISQIWNTHWHGDHVGGNAEIKAATGCRITGPSAEATKIGTLDRQVGEGDEVRIGGHVATVMEVPAHTAGHIAYHLAADRIIFVGDTLFAMGCGRLFEGTADQMFANMTRLAALPDDTTVYCAHEYTQGNGRFGLTVEPDNEALATRMVQVDAARARGEATVPTTIGLERATNIFMRASDADELARRRTAKDTA; encoded by the coding sequence ATGTTGAGCGTTGTCCGAATCCCGGTGCTGTCCGATAATTATGTCTGGCTGCTGCACGATGACGCCAGTAGCGAGACCGTTGTGGTCGACCCTGCGGTGGCGGACCCTGTGCTGGCGGCGGCGGCCGAGCGGGGCTGGACCATCAGCCAGATCTGGAACACGCACTGGCATGGCGATCATGTGGGCGGCAACGCGGAGATCAAGGCGGCGACCGGCTGCCGGATCACCGGGCCGAGCGCAGAGGCGACCAAGATCGGCACGCTCGACCGCCAGGTGGGGGAAGGGGATGAGGTCCGCATCGGCGGTCATGTCGCCACGGTGATGGAGGTGCCCGCCCACACGGCTGGTCACATCGCCTATCATCTGGCCGCCGATCGCATCATCTTCGTCGGCGACACGTTGTTCGCCATGGGCTGCGGACGGTTGTTTGAAGGGACGGCGGATCAGATGTTCGCCAACATGACCCGCCTCGCGGCGCTGCCGGACGATACGACGGTCTATTGCGCCCATGAATATACGCAGGGCAATGGCCGTTTTGGCCTGACCGTAGAACCGGACAATGAAGCGCTTGCCACTCGCATGGTGCAGGTCGATGCCGCTCGCGCACGCGGCGAGGCCACCGTGCCCACGACCATAGGGCTGGAGCGCGCGACCAACATCTTCATGCGCGCGAGCGATGCGGATGAGCTGGCCCGCCGCCGCACGGCCAAGGATACCGCCTGA
- a CDS encoding SIMPL domain-containing protein, producing the protein MAIEYRDKVLLGCAGLLALGLVSGGYLLGDGLKRAKAADRSVTVRGLAERNVTADLATWSISYAATGFDLPAVRAEIDNNTRELKAYFASLGFKPEALTPTGAGVNQYINNGVNTITITQRMLLRTTDIARAQRAVAQQFDLVRRGVTLQEGSGMRYSFTKLNDVKPPMVAAATRDARAAAEQFARDSGASVGGIKSATQGYFSIDPRDGEADGSSDTPYKKVRVVTTVDFYLK; encoded by the coding sequence ATGGCAATCGAGTATCGCGACAAGGTGCTGCTGGGCTGTGCCGGGCTGCTGGCTCTAGGCTTGGTCAGTGGCGGCTATCTGCTGGGCGACGGGCTGAAGCGCGCGAAAGCTGCGGATCGGTCGGTCACAGTGAGGGGCCTGGCGGAACGCAATGTCACGGCTGACCTTGCGACCTGGTCGATCAGCTATGCCGCAACCGGTTTCGACCTGCCCGCCGTGCGCGCAGAGATCGACAATAATACGCGAGAGCTCAAGGCCTATTTCGCAAGTCTCGGCTTCAAGCCGGAGGCGCTGACCCCCACGGGCGCGGGGGTGAACCAATATATCAATAACGGCGTCAACACGATCACTATCACGCAGCGCATGTTGTTGCGCACGACCGACATCGCGCGCGCGCAGCGAGCAGTCGCGCAGCAGTTCGATCTGGTCCGTCGGGGCGTCACGCTCCAGGAAGGCTCCGGCATGCGTTACAGCTTCACAAAGCTCAACGACGTCAAGCCGCCCATGGTGGCCGCCGCGACCCGCGATGCCCGCGCCGCCGCCGAGCAATTCGCGCGCGACAGCGGCGCTAGCGTCGGCGGCATCAAAAGCGCGACCCAAGGCTATTTTTCCATCGATCCACGCGATGGAGAGGCGGACGGGTCAAGCGACACGCCCTACAAGAAGGTTCGCGTGGTCACGACCGTCGACTTCTACCTTAAATAG
- a CDS encoding VOC family protein, whose product MTKYLHTMIRVTDIDRTVAFFKLLGLEEQKRFDNENGRYTLVFLAAPGDEDAQVELTYNWPSEDGKPTESYGEGRNFGHLAYRVDNIYDVCQRLTDAGVTINRPPRDGHMAFVRTPDNISIELLQDGYLDPAEPWASMPNTGVW is encoded by the coding sequence TTGACCAAATATCTGCATACGATGATCCGCGTGACTGACATTGACCGCACGGTCGCCTTCTTCAAGCTGTTGGGGCTTGAGGAGCAGAAACGCTTCGACAATGAAAATGGGCGCTACACGCTCGTCTTTCTCGCCGCGCCGGGGGACGAGGATGCTCAGGTGGAGTTGACCTACAATTGGCCGTCAGAAGATGGCAAGCCGACGGAAAGCTATGGCGAGGGCCGGAATTTCGGCCATCTCGCCTATCGGGTCGATAATATCTATGACGTGTGCCAGCGGCTGACGGATGCAGGGGTCACCATCAACCGCCCCCCGCGTGACGGGCACATGGCCTTTGTCCGCACGCCTGACAATATCTCGATCGAGTTGTTGCAGGATGGCTATCTCGATCCTGCCGAACCTTGGGCGTCGATGCCCAATACCGGCGTCTGGTAA